One window of Athalia rosae chromosome 2, iyAthRosa1.1, whole genome shotgun sequence genomic DNA carries:
- the LOC105692108 gene encoding larval cuticle protein 65Ag1-like: MKITIFLFAAMLATALSAPQGNPNAEVTITRQEEQNNIGVGGYKYSYEQSDGQKKEETAEVVDEGTEEQSLSVKGSYSFVIDGKTYLVTYTAGKDGYQATAEHIPK; the protein is encoded by the exons ATGAAGATCACG ATTTTCCTGTTCGCCGCCATGCTCGCTACAGCACTATCCGCTCCGCAAGGAAATCCGAACGCCGAAGTGACGATCACGAGACAGGAAGAACAGAACAACATCGGAGTAGGCGGTTACAAATACAGTTACGAGCAGAGcgatggacaaaaaaaagaagaaacagccGAAGTGGTGGATGAAGGAACTGAAGAACAAAGTTTGTCCGTGAAGGGCAGCTACAGCTTTGTCATCGACGGTAAAACCTACTTGGTCACGTACACAGCTGGAAAGGACGGATACCAAGCCACCGCCGAACACATTCCCAAGTAG